A DNA window from Allokutzneria albata contains the following coding sequences:
- a CDS encoding glycine--tRNA ligase has product MQEALLALTKYWTDRGCMMVQPFNTEVGAGTLNPATVLRVLGPEPWRVAYVEPSVRPDDARYGQNPNRLQTHTQFQVILKPDPGNPQELYLGSLKALGIDVDANDVRFVEDNWASPALGAWGLGWEVWLNGLEITQFTYFQQAGGMTLDPVSVEITYGMERIMMALQGVDHFKDIAYAPGISYGEAFGQAEYEMSRYYLDDADVATNRRLFEDYAAEAERQLEQRLPVPAHYYVLKCSHTFNVLDSRGAVSTTERAKAFGRMRGLARRVAKLWAERREELGHPLGVAEVPSAAVLPASLPQVDAPATLLFEIGTEELPAAEVARTADAVRESITTRLGATRLEHGEIRAYATPRRVVITVDAVAPREADAERTVKGPRASAAFDAEGNPTKAAQGFARGQGVDPASLQKIDIDGVEYVGVVKTEIGRTAVEVLSEQLAQVVAELRADKNMRWNDPKLSFTRPVRWLVALLGDVEVPVVVSSLAGGRETRVHRTAASPTVSVPSADDYLDFLAQHGIVADPVARHEQIVAAAAELAASVDGVVEGEDALLDEITNLVERPNAILGSFEERYLELPAEILTTVMRKHQRYLPVRGADGSLKPRFVAVANGDCDPDVVRAGNEAVLRARYEDAAFFWRADLEVSPETMKAGLDKLAFEERLGSMADRARRIAGIAKALPVDLSTEDSATLERAASLAKFDLASQMVVELTSLAGVMAREYAVRAGESPDVATALFEMELPRTAGGTLPSTVPGAVLSLADRLDLLVGLFGVGANPTGSSDPFGLRRAALGAIGVLRSVPALREVKLSAALEIAAEQFRAQGVEIAESALTDARDFVLRRYELHLIDAGNPHQFVAAVLPLADSPATADRSLAELTRRAGDASFGELVAALQRVRRIVPADTSASFDPAHLKEPAEVAVLDALGDARDALPAEAPLSVFVDVAEVLTAPINTFFDDVMVMAEDPDVRAARLGLLASIRDFAGRQLDWQALGTELVR; this is encoded by the coding sequence ATGCAGGAAGCGTTGCTCGCGCTGACCAAGTACTGGACCGACCGCGGCTGCATGATGGTGCAGCCGTTCAACACCGAGGTCGGGGCGGGCACGTTGAACCCGGCGACGGTGCTGCGGGTGCTCGGGCCCGAACCGTGGCGGGTGGCCTACGTCGAGCCCAGCGTGCGGCCCGACGACGCGCGCTACGGCCAGAACCCGAACCGGCTGCAGACCCACACCCAGTTCCAGGTGATCCTCAAGCCGGACCCGGGCAACCCGCAGGAGTTGTACCTGGGCAGCCTGAAGGCGCTGGGCATCGACGTGGACGCCAACGACGTGCGCTTCGTCGAGGACAACTGGGCCTCCCCCGCGCTCGGCGCGTGGGGGCTGGGCTGGGAGGTGTGGCTGAACGGGCTGGAGATCACCCAGTTCACCTACTTCCAGCAGGCCGGCGGGATGACGCTGGACCCGGTGTCGGTGGAGATCACCTACGGGATGGAGCGGATCATGATGGCGCTCCAGGGGGTGGACCACTTCAAGGACATCGCCTACGCGCCAGGCATCTCCTACGGCGAGGCCTTCGGGCAGGCCGAGTACGAGATGAGCCGCTACTACCTCGACGACGCCGACGTGGCGACCAACCGCAGGCTGTTCGAGGACTACGCGGCCGAGGCGGAGCGCCAGCTCGAACAGCGGCTGCCGGTGCCCGCGCACTACTACGTGCTCAAGTGCTCGCACACCTTCAACGTGCTCGACTCGCGCGGCGCGGTGTCCACGACCGAGCGTGCGAAGGCGTTCGGGCGGATGCGCGGCCTGGCGCGGCGGGTGGCGAAGCTGTGGGCGGAGCGCCGCGAGGAGCTGGGGCACCCGCTGGGCGTCGCCGAGGTCCCGTCCGCGGCCGTGCTGCCCGCGTCGCTGCCCCAGGTCGACGCCCCCGCCACACTGCTGTTCGAGATCGGCACCGAGGAGCTGCCCGCGGCCGAGGTCGCGCGCACGGCCGACGCGGTCCGCGAGTCGATCACCACCCGGCTCGGCGCGACCCGGTTGGAGCACGGGGAGATCCGGGCCTACGCGACCCCGCGCCGCGTCGTGATCACCGTGGACGCCGTCGCGCCGCGCGAGGCCGACGCGGAGCGGACGGTGAAGGGGCCGCGCGCCTCCGCCGCCTTCGACGCCGAGGGCAACCCGACCAAGGCCGCGCAGGGCTTCGCGCGGGGCCAGGGCGTCGACCCGGCCTCACTGCAGAAGATCGACATCGACGGCGTCGAGTACGTCGGCGTTGTGAAGACCGAGATCGGCCGTACGGCGGTCGAGGTGCTCAGCGAGCAGCTGGCGCAGGTGGTCGCCGAGCTGCGCGCGGACAAGAACATGCGGTGGAACGACCCGAAGCTGTCGTTCACCCGTCCGGTCCGCTGGCTCGTCGCGCTGCTCGGCGACGTCGAGGTGCCGGTCGTGGTCTCCTCGCTCGCCGGCGGCCGCGAGACCCGCGTGCACCGCACCGCCGCCTCGCCGACCGTGTCCGTCCCGAGCGCCGACGACTACCTCGATTTCCTTGCGCAGCACGGAATCGTGGCCGACCCGGTCGCGCGCCACGAGCAGATCGTCGCCGCCGCTGCCGAGCTCGCGGCGTCGGTGGACGGCGTGGTCGAGGGCGAGGACGCGCTGCTCGACGAGATCACCAACCTGGTCGAGCGGCCGAACGCGATCCTGGGCTCGTTCGAGGAGCGCTACCTGGAGCTGCCCGCGGAGATCCTGACCACCGTGATGCGCAAGCACCAGCGGTACCTGCCGGTGCGCGGTGCGGACGGCTCGCTCAAGCCTCGGTTCGTCGCCGTGGCGAACGGGGACTGCGACCCGGACGTGGTGCGCGCGGGCAACGAGGCGGTGCTGCGGGCCCGCTACGAGGACGCCGCGTTCTTCTGGCGCGCCGACCTCGAAGTCAGCCCGGAGACGATGAAGGCCGGACTGGACAAGCTCGCCTTCGAGGAACGGCTCGGCTCCATGGCCGACCGCGCCAGGCGGATCGCGGGCATCGCGAAGGCGCTCCCCGTCGATCTGTCCACTGAGGACAGTGCGACGCTGGAGCGCGCGGCCTCGCTGGCGAAGTTCGACCTCGCCTCGCAGATGGTCGTCGAGCTGACCAGCCTCGCGGGTGTGATGGCGCGCGAGTACGCGGTGCGCGCCGGCGAGTCCCCCGACGTCGCGACCGCGCTGTTCGAGATGGAGCTGCCCAGGACCGCAGGCGGCACGCTGCCGTCGACGGTGCCCGGCGCGGTGCTCTCGCTCGCCGACCGGCTCGACCTGCTCGTCGGCCTGTTCGGGGTGGGCGCCAACCCCACCGGCAGCTCCGACCCGTTCGGCCTGCGCCGCGCCGCGCTCGGGGCGATCGGCGTGCTGCGCAGCGTCCCCGCGCTGCGCGAGGTCAAGCTCAGCGCCGCGCTGGAGATCGCGGCGGAGCAGTTCCGCGCGCAGGGAGTGGAGATCGCGGAGTCGGCCCTGACCGACGCGCGGGACTTCGTGCTCCGGCGCTACGAGCTGCACCTGATCGACGCGGGCAACCCGCACCAGTTCGTCGCCGCCGTGCTCCCGCTCGCCGACAGCCCCGCGACGGCCGACCGCTCGCTGGCCGAGCTGACCCGGCGTGCCGGTGACGCGTCCTTCGGCGAGCTGGTCGCGGCGTTGCAGCGGGTGCGGCGCATCGTGCCCGCCGACACCTCCGCCTCCTTCGACCCCGCGCACCTGAAGGAGCCCGCCGAGGTCGCCGTGCTCGACGCGCTCGGCGACGCCCGCGACGCGTTGCCCGCCGAGGCCCCGCTGAGCGTGTTCGTCGACGTGGCCGAGGTGCTCACCGCGCCGATCAACACCTTCTTCGACGACGTCATGGTGATGGCCGAGGACCCGGACGTGCGCGCCGCGCGGCTGGGCCTGCTCGCCTCGATCCGCGACTTCGCCGGGCGGCAGCTGGACTGGCAGGCGCTGGGCACCGAACTGGTCAGGTGA
- a CDS encoding PH domain-containing protein has protein sequence MIDFQKASVFKLSPCRVEDVLGSIGPLIIPGEEVVAAFKSVRDFVAFTTKRLIAVNVQGITGKKRDFTSLPYGKIQAFSVETAGTFDLDAELELWFSGLGKVRLEFKGSSDITELSRMIAHYAL, from the coding sequence ATGATTGACTTCCAGAAGGCGTCCGTTTTCAAGCTGTCCCCGTGTCGGGTGGAAGACGTCCTCGGGTCGATCGGCCCCCTGATCATCCCTGGTGAGGAGGTCGTCGCCGCGTTCAAGTCGGTCCGCGACTTCGTGGCCTTCACCACCAAGCGGCTGATCGCGGTCAACGTCCAGGGGATCACCGGCAAGAAGCGCGACTTCACCTCGCTGCCCTACGGCAAGATCCAGGCGTTCTCGGTGGAGACCGCGGGCACCTTCGACCTCGACGCCGAGCTGGAGCTGTGGTTCAGCGGCCTCGGCAAGGTCCGGCTGGAGTTCAAGGGCAGCTCCGACATCACCGAGTTGAGCCGGATGATCGCCCACTACGCGCTGTGA